A single genomic interval of Rhizobium leguminosarum bv. trifolii WSM1325 harbors:
- a CDS encoding homogentisate 1,2-dioxygenase (KEGG: ret:RHE_CH01746 homogentisate 1,2-dioxygenase~TIGRFAM: homogentisate 1,2-dioxygenase~PFAM: homogentisate 12-dioxygenase), with protein sequence MDQTSIQTSDGEAATANTLKYMPGFGNDFETESLPGALPQGQNSPQKCNYGLYAEQLSGSPFTAPRGTNERSWLYRIRPSVRHTRRFSNASYPLWKTAPCLDEHSLPLGQLRWDPIPAPSEKLTFLEGVRTITTAGDATTQVGMSAHAYVFNEDMVDDYFFNADGELLIVPQLGAIRVFTEMGIMDVEPLEICLIPRGMMFKIMRGGDQTVWRGYICENYGAKFTLPDRGPIGANCLANPRDFKTPVAAFEDKETPCRVHVKWCGKFYVTDIGHSPLDVVAWHGNYAPFKYDLRTFSPVGAIRFDHPDPSIFSVLTAPTEDAGTANVDFVIFPPRWLVAEHTFRPPWYHRNIMSEFMGLIHGQYDAKEEGFVPGGMSLHNMMLPHGPDALAFEKASNTELKPVKLDHTMAFMFETRYPQQLTKYAAELETLQDNYLECWDGLERKFDGTPGIK encoded by the coding sequence ATGGACCAGACATCGATCCAGACGTCGGATGGTGAAGCCGCGACAGCAAACACGCTGAAATATATGCCGGGGTTCGGCAATGACTTCGAAACCGAGTCGCTTCCCGGCGCCTTGCCGCAAGGCCAGAACAGTCCGCAGAAATGCAACTATGGTCTCTATGCGGAGCAGCTTTCCGGCTCGCCGTTCACCGCGCCGCGCGGGACCAACGAAAGGTCCTGGCTTTACCGCATCCGCCCGAGCGTGCGTCACACCCGTCGCTTCTCCAACGCGTCCTATCCGCTCTGGAAAACCGCACCTTGCCTGGACGAACATTCGCTTCCTCTCGGCCAGCTTCGCTGGGATCCCATCCCCGCACCCTCGGAGAAGCTGACGTTTCTCGAGGGGGTGCGGACCATCACCACGGCAGGCGATGCCACCACCCAGGTGGGCATGTCAGCCCATGCCTATGTCTTCAATGAGGACATGGTCGACGATTACTTCTTCAACGCCGATGGTGAATTGCTGATCGTGCCGCAGCTCGGCGCCATCAGAGTGTTCACCGAAATGGGCATCATGGATGTCGAGCCCCTGGAAATATGCCTGATCCCGCGCGGCATGATGTTCAAGATCATGAGGGGTGGCGACCAGACGGTCTGGCGTGGCTACATCTGCGAGAACTACGGCGCGAAATTCACCCTGCCGGACCGCGGACCGATCGGCGCCAACTGCCTGGCAAACCCGCGTGACTTCAAGACGCCTGTCGCCGCATTCGAGGATAAGGAAACGCCGTGCCGCGTGCATGTGAAGTGGTGCGGAAAATTCTATGTCACCGACATCGGCCATTCGCCGCTGGATGTGGTGGCCTGGCACGGCAACTACGCCCCGTTCAAATACGACTTGCGGACGTTCTCGCCGGTCGGCGCTATCCGCTTCGATCATCCCGATCCGTCGATCTTTTCGGTGCTGACCGCGCCGACCGAAGATGCGGGTACGGCGAACGTCGATTTCGTGATCTTTCCGCCGCGCTGGCTGGTCGCCGAACATACGTTTCGACCGCCTTGGTACCACCGCAACATCATGAGCGAATTCATGGGCCTGATCCATGGCCAATATGACGCCAAGGAGGAGGGCTTCGTGCCGGGCGGCATGAGCCTGCACAACATGATGCTTCCCCACGGGCCGGACGCGCTCGCCTTCGAAAAGGCATCCAATACCGAGCTCAAACCCGTGAAGCTCGATCACACCATGGCCTTCATGTTCGAGACCCGGTACCCGCAGCAACTGACGAAATACGCAGCCGAGCTCGAAACGCTGCAGGATAATTACCTGGAATGCTGGGACGGCCTGGAACGCAAGTTCGACGGAACCCCCGGCATCAAGTGA
- a CDS encoding fumarylacetoacetate (FAA) hydrolase (PFAM: fumarylacetoacetate (FAA) hydrolase~KEGG: rec:RHECIAT_CH0001828 putative hydrolase, fumarylacetoacetate hydrolase family protein) — protein MKLATLKDSTRDGRLVVVSRDLTRCSEVGHIARTLQAALDDWEHVAPRLALIAEGVETGAQPTIRFHEHDATSPLPRAYQWADGSAYVNHVELVRKARGAEMPASFWTDPLIYQGGSDAFLAPRDPIVAADEAYGIDMEGEVAVLTGDVDMGCSPEAARGAIRLLMLVNDVSLRSLIPGELAKGFGFFQSKPASAFSPVAVTPDELGDAWDGGKLHLPLLVSLNGKPFGKANAGIDMTFDFAQLIAHAAKTRNLAAGTIIGSGTVSNKLNGGPGKPVEEGGDGYSCIAEIRMIETIETGSPKTPFMKFGDQVRIEMKDKAGHSIFGAIEQTVEKYQGAGPQ, from the coding sequence ATGAAACTTGCGACGTTAAAAGACTCCACGCGGGACGGCCGGCTCGTCGTCGTTTCCCGCGACCTGACCCGCTGTTCCGAGGTCGGCCATATCGCCCGCACATTGCAGGCAGCACTCGATGACTGGGAGCATGTGGCTCCGAGGCTCGCGCTGATTGCCGAAGGGGTCGAGACCGGAGCCCAGCCGACGATCCGGTTTCACGAACATGACGCTACGTCACCTCTGCCGCGCGCCTACCAATGGGCCGACGGCTCCGCTTACGTCAACCACGTCGAACTGGTGCGCAAGGCACGCGGCGCCGAGATGCCGGCGAGCTTCTGGACCGATCCGCTGATCTATCAGGGCGGCTCGGACGCTTTCCTTGCGCCGCGTGACCCGATCGTGGCGGCCGACGAGGCTTACGGGATCGACATGGAGGGCGAGGTCGCCGTCCTCACCGGCGACGTTGACATGGGTTGCAGCCCGGAAGCGGCGCGCGGCGCCATCCGTCTCCTGATGCTCGTCAACGATGTGTCGCTGCGCAGTCTGATCCCTGGCGAGTTGGCGAAGGGATTTGGTTTCTTCCAGTCGAAGCCGGCATCGGCATTCTCTCCGGTCGCCGTGACGCCGGACGAGCTCGGAGATGCCTGGGACGGCGGCAAGCTGCATCTCCCGCTGCTGGTGAGCTTGAACGGCAAGCCATTCGGCAAGGCCAACGCCGGCATCGACATGACCTTCGATTTTGCCCAGTTGATCGCCCATGCCGCCAAAACCCGCAATCTCGCGGCCGGCACAATCATCGGCTCGGGAACGGTCTCCAACAAGCTCAACGGCGGCCCGGGCAAGCCGGTGGAAGAGGGAGGAGACGGCTACTCCTGCATTGCCGAAATCAGGATGATCGAGACGATCGAGACCGGATCGCCGAAGACCCCTTTCATGAAGTTCGGCGATCAGGTCCGCATCGAGATGAAGGATAAGGCCGGCCATTCGATCTTCGGGGCAATCGAGCAGACGGTCGAGAAATACCAAGGGGCCGGACCGCAATGA
- a CDS encoding maleylacetoacetate isomerase (TIGRFAM: maleylacetoacetate isomerase~PFAM: Glutathione S-transferase domain~KEGG: ret:RHE_CH01748 maleylacetoacetate isomerase protein), which translates to MSEVVLYDYWRSSASYRVRIALNLLGVDYQTVSINLLEVAHKTPEYLALNPQGLVPTLVIDGKTLTQSLAIVEYLAETRPECGLLPSDIADRQKVRALAYAVAMDIHPICNLHVVSHLMSMADKADAREEWMKHFITDGLGKLETMIGKADGAFSFGNTPTMADLCLVPQVYNARRWGVELTAFKRIVDIDAGCADLPAFQAAHPDRVKP; encoded by the coding sequence ATGAGCGAGGTCGTCCTTTACGACTACTGGCGATCCTCGGCGAGCTATCGCGTCCGCATCGCGCTCAATCTCTTGGGCGTCGATTATCAGACAGTGTCCATCAACCTGTTGGAAGTAGCGCACAAGACCCCGGAATATCTGGCCCTCAACCCGCAGGGACTGGTGCCGACATTGGTGATCGACGGGAAAACACTGACGCAGTCGCTGGCGATCGTCGAATACCTCGCTGAGACCAGGCCGGAATGCGGATTGCTGCCATCTGACATTGCCGATCGCCAGAAAGTCCGCGCTCTCGCATATGCGGTCGCCATGGACATCCATCCGATCTGCAACCTGCATGTCGTGTCACATCTGATGAGCATGGCTGACAAGGCCGATGCCCGCGAGGAATGGATGAAGCATTTCATTACCGACGGACTGGGCAAACTGGAAACCATGATCGGCAAAGCCGATGGCGCGTTCAGCTTTGGAAATACGCCGACGATGGCGGACCTCTGCCTCGTTCCCCAGGTCTACAACGCCCGTCGCTGGGGCGTTGAGTTGACCGCTTTCAAGCGCATCGTCGACATCGACGCCGGATGCGCAGACCTGCCGGCCTTCCAGGCGGCGCATCCCGACCGCGTGAAGCCGTAA
- a CDS encoding periplasmic protein-like protein (KEGG: rsh:Rsph17029_3205 hypothetical protein), which yields MRYIVAGLLFLCAFPLSAAEITREPLEGDTDLISVTGVLNEGDEIVFRNLAAASSKALVFLNSEGGDLKAGIEIGRAIRLRGFATATPPGTLCASACALTWLAGSQRFLQPESNIGFHAAYRVVDGKASESGVANALVGAYLNQLGLSETAIAYVTSAPPEGIAWLTAAKAQMVGITYDAIDEDGPDPASEAGKTFPHDPMGTVTAFYSALAAADGETASALVVPEKRGQGPFNEVSIHAFFGAMSEPLKLTGTALRGNDDVRVSYEYVTNDGRRCQGRADVQTTYVFGKTLVSRIKALDGC from the coding sequence ATGCGTTACATCGTGGCTGGGTTGTTGTTTCTATGCGCATTTCCTCTGTCTGCGGCGGAGATCACGCGAGAGCCGTTGGAGGGCGACACAGACCTGATCTCCGTCACGGGCGTCTTGAACGAAGGCGACGAAATTGTCTTCAGAAACTTGGCCGCCGCCTCCAGCAAAGCCCTTGTTTTTCTAAACAGCGAGGGCGGTGATCTCAAAGCCGGGATTGAGATCGGACGTGCCATCCGCCTTCGAGGCTTTGCCACTGCCACCCCGCCGGGGACCTTGTGCGCGTCGGCTTGCGCCCTGACCTGGCTTGCCGGTTCGCAGCGGTTTCTTCAGCCCGAATCCAATATCGGTTTCCATGCCGCCTATCGCGTGGTCGACGGAAAGGCCAGCGAGAGTGGTGTCGCCAACGCACTGGTCGGAGCTTATCTCAACCAGTTGGGATTGTCCGAGACTGCCATCGCCTACGTGACGTCGGCACCGCCTGAAGGCATCGCGTGGCTGACGGCCGCGAAGGCGCAGATGGTGGGCATCACTTACGACGCGATTGACGAGGACGGACCTGATCCGGCGTCCGAGGCGGGCAAGACGTTTCCCCACGATCCCATGGGCACGGTGACGGCCTTCTACTCCGCGCTCGCCGCAGCCGATGGTGAAACCGCCTCAGCGCTGGTCGTTCCGGAGAAACGCGGCCAAGGCCCATTCAACGAAGTGTCGATCCACGCCTTCTTCGGCGCGATGTCGGAGCCGCTCAAACTCACGGGAACGGCACTACGCGGCAATGATGATGTCCGGGTTTCGTACGAATACGTCACCAATGATGGACGTCGCTGCCAGGGTCGTGCCGATGTCCAGACCACCTACGTGTTTGGCAAGACCCTGGTCTCGAGGATCAAGGCGCTTGATGGCTGCTAG
- a CDS encoding hypothetical protein (KEGG: rpb:RPB_2536 hypothetical protein) yields MSGLFPVPLLEGEPVTSILSRLARANGAPNSRAFCRDAGIDYRGLNRGDDVAVDRLATVSGMPLDELRKRAIVATQNSGAMIGDCVYPVRMLRRSKLRFCPHCVLEDDLNETLMPSARRYVRLHWMFPQAATCPVHSAVVIEVEDERITNFPFDFISQVEIVADRMEEFVEASTRRTPTSFEHYVLERLSAIKQHGPLLDKMNLAVGISMCELFGVADVFGRNVAAASLSDQELIASREAGYRAFLAGDGGIGELLDRIRATHHTNKAGGLVMYGKLYTALAGGYQAPEYDSVREFVRQHTLTSTPVINGADLFGTVTNSPWTTITAISRATGVHDKTIRRRLADLGHIDLLQASNRGFYVAVSAAEEVIALVNDIVTLDEAATLLGTKPSTMKILVADGLIEPALKRRWVDDGDYESRNWFSRSTLMGIRESILSRASTSFPDDWRDLFDVSRMVGLRFVDIIALVTEGRLKNIGCVSGEEGLGGLRLDCEEIENLLEASVAENIGRIEICKRLLLSPEAFAFLIGTDALPAEQRQARSGRVPIWTMREDDLEAFDARYVTYARLTQETGIGVRGIARRMREKGVPPAFPVENIQQFIVERRHLVGWNWRDM; encoded by the coding sequence ATGAGCGGATTGTTCCCTGTACCCCTGCTGGAAGGAGAGCCTGTTACGAGCATCCTGTCCCGTCTTGCGCGGGCGAACGGTGCTCCGAACTCGCGGGCGTTCTGCCGGGACGCAGGTATCGACTACCGAGGGCTGAACCGCGGGGACGACGTCGCCGTCGATCGTCTCGCCACCGTCTCCGGCATGCCTCTCGATGAACTCCGCAAGCGGGCGATCGTTGCCACTCAAAACTCTGGCGCGATGATCGGAGACTGCGTCTATCCGGTCCGTATGCTCCGGCGTTCCAAGCTACGGTTCTGCCCTCACTGCGTGCTTGAGGATGACCTCAACGAGACATTGATGCCTTCAGCGCGACGCTATGTTCGCCTCCACTGGATGTTTCCCCAAGCCGCAACGTGTCCAGTCCATTCCGCCGTCGTGATCGAGGTGGAGGACGAAAGGATTACGAACTTCCCATTTGACTTCATCAGCCAGGTCGAGATCGTGGCAGACCGGATGGAGGAGTTCGTGGAGGCCAGCACTCGGAGAACTCCGACTAGCTTCGAGCACTATGTCCTTGAGCGGCTGTCCGCCATCAAGCAGCACGGGCCTCTTCTTGATAAGATGAACCTCGCCGTCGGCATCTCCATGTGCGAGCTATTCGGGGTCGCGGACGTCTTCGGACGGAATGTTGCTGCCGCAAGCCTCTCCGATCAGGAGTTGATCGCTTCGCGCGAGGCCGGTTACCGGGCGTTTCTGGCCGGCGACGGCGGAATCGGCGAGCTTCTCGACCGAATCCGCGCCACCCATCATACGAATAAAGCTGGTGGGCTGGTCATGTATGGCAAGCTCTACACCGCCCTTGCCGGCGGTTACCAAGCACCGGAGTATGACAGCGTGCGCGAATTCGTCCGCCAGCATACCCTCACTTCCACTCCCGTTATCAACGGGGCCGACCTTTTCGGAACGGTGACGAACAGCCCTTGGACGACGATTACTGCGATCTCCAGAGCAACAGGTGTTCACGACAAGACCATCCGGCGCCGGCTCGCCGATCTTGGTCATATCGACCTCCTACAAGCGTCCAACAGGGGCTTCTACGTCGCGGTTTCTGCGGCCGAGGAGGTGATCGCACTCGTAAACGACATCGTCACTCTGGATGAAGCGGCCACGCTTCTAGGTACGAAGCCTTCCACGATGAAGATCTTGGTCGCGGACGGTTTGATCGAACCGGCCTTGAAAAGGCGCTGGGTCGACGACGGTGACTACGAGAGCCGCAACTGGTTTTCCCGATCGACATTGATGGGGATCCGAGAAAGCATTCTGTCCCGCGCCTCCACGTCGTTTCCCGATGATTGGAGGGATCTCTTCGACGTCTCCAGGATGGTAGGTCTCCGTTTCGTCGACATTATCGCCCTCGTTACGGAGGGCCGCCTTAAGAACATCGGTTGCGTTTCTGGGGAGGAAGGGCTCGGTGGCCTACGGCTTGACTGCGAGGAGATCGAAAACCTTCTCGAAGCTTCGGTCGCCGAAAACATCGGCAGAATCGAAATCTGCAAACGATTGCTCCTTTCCCCGGAAGCGTTCGCGTTTCTCATCGGCACAGATGCCCTACCCGCAGAACAGCGTCAGGCTCGTTCAGGACGGGTTCCGATTTGGACCATGCGGGAAGACGATCTTGAGGCATTCGACGCCCGGTATGTAACATACGCGCGTCTGACCCAGGAGACAGGGATCGGCGTTCGTGGAATTGCGCGGCGCATGCGAGAAAAAGGCGTGCCCCCCGCATTTCCTGTGGAAAACATTCAACAGTTCATCGTCGAGCGTCGCCATCTCGTCGGATGGAACTGGAGGGACATGTGA
- a CDS encoding hypothetical protein (KEGG: rpe:RPE_2429 hypothetical protein) has protein sequence MTDISADDEMLAHIRNTVSPDTEYRSRLLHELKSTHIVTPADEKIADELEKMVAHVLAGNSKEGYALTITGKSGAGKSESLNRCLDAHPSFKPFEGKYNRLSLSLRADTPPSTTLKSLGTELLRTSRYEVSATSDPDKNWSILIERMKIMQTRILVLDEFQHVLDAPTSMKYMHLSNSIKALTYTKGWPIWLIIAGVPSIANFIDRDPHRQLDRRAPLIVIEDLKNEDDDRNRVEDTLYALIECCELSLGFTLTRDFLLRLMHGGIWRFGTTVHIIKNAIEKGLWDKSWSRGRGTLTKQHFIDGYSRLAQNCSLETNVFHAEEWNLIQREVDDKGHLVDAISVKSRRKRAS, from the coding sequence GTGACCGACATCTCCGCAGACGACGAAATGCTCGCCCACATCCGGAATACGGTCTCGCCCGACACCGAGTACCGGTCCCGGCTCCTTCATGAGCTCAAGTCAACACATATCGTCACGCCAGCCGACGAGAAGATCGCGGACGAACTGGAAAAAATGGTCGCACATGTGCTCGCCGGAAACTCAAAAGAGGGCTACGCCCTGACCATCACGGGGAAAAGTGGCGCTGGGAAATCGGAGAGCCTCAACCGATGCCTCGACGCCCATCCGTCGTTCAAGCCGTTCGAGGGAAAATATAACAGGTTGTCCCTTAGTCTTCGCGCCGACACGCCTCCAAGCACCACCCTCAAGTCGCTGGGCACGGAACTGCTCCGCACGAGTCGCTACGAAGTCTCTGCCACTAGCGATCCGGACAAGAATTGGAGCATTCTGATCGAGCGGATGAAAATCATGCAGACCAGAATCCTCGTGCTGGACGAGTTCCAACACGTCCTGGATGCCCCGACAAGCATGAAATACATGCATCTCAGCAACAGTATCAAAGCGTTGACCTACACCAAGGGGTGGCCGATCTGGCTTATCATCGCAGGGGTTCCGAGCATCGCGAACTTCATCGACCGCGACCCGCATCGACAACTTGATCGCCGCGCGCCGCTGATCGTGATCGAAGATCTTAAGAATGAAGACGATGATCGAAACAGGGTCGAGGACACTTTGTACGCGCTGATTGAATGCTGCGAGCTATCCCTTGGCTTCACTCTCACCCGAGACTTCCTGCTGCGATTGATGCATGGGGGGATCTGGCGGTTCGGGACGACCGTGCACATCATCAAGAACGCCATCGAAAAGGGGCTCTGGGACAAGTCCTGGTCGAGAGGCAGAGGCACGCTGACGAAACAGCACTTCATCGATGGCTACAGCCGCCTCGCACAAAACTGCTCCCTCGAGACGAACGTCTTCCACGCCGAAGAATGGAACCTTATTCAGCGCGAGGTCGATGACAAGGGCCACCTGGTCGATGCGATTTCGGTCAAAAGCCGGCGGAAGCGCGCGTCATGA
- a CDS encoding Integrase catalytic region (PFAM: Integrase catalytic region~KEGG: rpe:RPE_2430 integrase, catalytic region), whose product MSAAARRDYTQFGLNRDDRIYFDKRHWCLKTRSAERETEEESAMWEAGYILETVDGKSERRVEALTFQDVDKLFSASKIDCERGYFSSRNAIDRRMKSPKIFDLPAATILRARMVSEFLELELDRYDTGEFFTRSDAGYAKFIKAFRAENEYLIPPKTGKREVVPGPRQFGRLVERFENNLFEPGSLLPRHRGGVGHKSRFTPDEVKFHAEHAQKYQSTDRPTKLDCYAQMAEANENRKAVGEQEHQVPSLRTFQRLIDELGDYRNELTRAGDPSRVTRKFGMSRNGYQPMRPLEYIEMDEHKLDVIRLLVKNGIWEYLHPDVQRRIEEKIGETNDGRVWLSVALDAYSRSVCGAKLLWSAPDGASAVATLAMVARPKDYETKLYGTMTKWPQGGTAEYIHVDAGASYTSLEFQHAAYSYTGNVAVTPSKHPHLRGRVERFFRTINQRYIHLLSGQTFSNVLLRDRYDAQKYRHMTDDQLAEFLVMLIVDCYHNTKHRGLYGLTPLQAWYFGTQFGNGTVRGYPGEREYAEAFSVVSRYKVGNDGIKILGLPYSNLWLQQQRERRYDLEVIVRFNEIDVSRIQVKDPFSDDWMEVPCILDGVKGLRVFDWLEQLKYMRRKFGPSAKISAKVAQAALAGARAFANASKSAAGIGSPITTRSMLDYWDQQMVGSFTIAREAATDYGDLEAFEAFDTTPRPDPFAPSHPRAGQSTTSGDNVDAGPAGAGDHGPESSTSKHRAAPEPKSAPARTSQVEEPLPQRPRSIRIEKIRKDDK is encoded by the coding sequence ATGTCCGCCGCGGCTAGAAGAGACTACACGCAGTTCGGCTTAAACAGGGACGACCGTATCTATTTCGACAAACGACACTGGTGTTTGAAAACCCGTAGTGCCGAACGTGAAACGGAGGAAGAGTCCGCCATGTGGGAGGCGGGCTACATTCTCGAAACCGTCGACGGCAAGTCGGAGCGCCGTGTAGAAGCGCTCACGTTCCAGGACGTCGACAAGCTCTTCAGCGCTAGCAAGATCGACTGCGAGCGGGGTTACTTCAGTAGCCGTAACGCCATCGACAGGAGGATGAAGTCGCCCAAGATCTTCGATCTTCCGGCGGCGACGATTCTGCGAGCCCGCATGGTTTCGGAGTTCCTCGAGCTGGAACTGGACAGGTACGACACAGGAGAATTCTTCACGCGGTCCGACGCCGGCTACGCCAAGTTCATCAAAGCGTTCAGAGCCGAGAACGAATACCTCATTCCACCGAAGACGGGGAAGCGCGAGGTCGTCCCAGGACCGAGGCAGTTCGGCCGGCTGGTCGAACGGTTCGAAAACAACCTCTTCGAACCGGGATCGCTGCTCCCCCGACACCGCGGCGGCGTCGGGCACAAATCTCGCTTTACGCCCGACGAAGTCAAATTTCACGCCGAGCACGCGCAGAAGTATCAGTCCACGGACCGCCCGACCAAGCTCGACTGCTACGCCCAGATGGCAGAGGCGAACGAAAATCGAAAGGCCGTTGGCGAGCAGGAGCATCAGGTCCCTTCCCTCAGGACCTTCCAGAGGTTGATCGACGAACTCGGAGATTATCGTAACGAACTGACCAGGGCTGGCGATCCCAGCCGGGTGACCAGGAAGTTCGGCATGTCCCGGAACGGTTATCAGCCAATGCGTCCGCTGGAATACATCGAGATGGACGAGCACAAGCTCGACGTCATCCGCCTGCTCGTGAAGAACGGCATCTGGGAATATCTTCACCCCGACGTTCAAAGACGGATCGAGGAGAAGATCGGGGAGACTAACGACGGTCGCGTCTGGCTGTCGGTCGCACTTGACGCCTATTCGCGGTCCGTTTGCGGGGCCAAGCTGCTGTGGAGTGCTCCTGACGGGGCGTCCGCAGTTGCGACGCTTGCAATGGTCGCGCGTCCCAAGGACTACGAGACCAAGCTCTACGGCACCATGACCAAATGGCCGCAGGGTGGCACGGCTGAATACATCCACGTCGATGCAGGCGCGAGCTACACGTCGCTTGAGTTTCAACACGCCGCCTACTCCTACACTGGCAACGTCGCCGTGACGCCCTCGAAGCATCCGCATCTTCGCGGCCGCGTCGAACGCTTCTTCCGGACGATCAACCAACGCTATATCCATCTGCTGTCGGGTCAGACCTTCAGCAACGTCCTTCTCCGTGACCGATACGACGCCCAGAAGTACCGGCACATGACCGACGATCAACTTGCCGAATTTTTGGTCATGCTAATCGTCGACTGCTACCACAATACCAAGCACCGTGGGCTCTACGGCTTGACACCACTTCAGGCCTGGTATTTCGGAACGCAGTTTGGCAACGGGACCGTGCGCGGCTACCCCGGCGAGAGGGAATACGCCGAGGCCTTCAGCGTTGTCTCCCGATACAAGGTTGGCAACGACGGCATCAAGATCCTAGGCCTGCCGTATTCGAACCTCTGGCTCCAGCAGCAGCGCGAACGGCGGTACGATCTCGAGGTGATCGTCCGATTCAACGAGATCGACGTCTCGCGCATCCAGGTGAAGGATCCCTTCTCCGACGACTGGATGGAGGTTCCCTGCATCCTCGACGGCGTCAAAGGCTTAAGAGTTTTCGACTGGCTGGAACAGCTTAAGTATATGCGTCGAAAGTTCGGTCCTTCCGCGAAAATCAGCGCGAAGGTTGCGCAGGCCGCGCTCGCGGGCGCCCGCGCCTTCGCAAACGCAAGCAAGTCAGCGGCAGGCATCGGCTCGCCGATCACGACCCGCTCCATGCTCGACTACTGGGACCAGCAGATGGTCGGAAGCTTCACCATCGCACGCGAGGCGGCGACGGACTACGGCGACCTTGAAGCCTTCGAGGCATTCGACACCACTCCGCGGCCCGATCCGTTCGCGCCATCGCATCCTCGGGCCGGCCAGTCCACGACGTCTGGAGACAACGTGGACGCCGGTCCGGCCGGGGCGGGCGACCATGGGCCAGAGAGTTCGACTTCCAAGCACCGCGCGGCACCAGAGCCCAAATCAGCTCCAGCGAGGACGTCGCAAGTCGAAGAGCCCCTTCCGCAGCGCCCCCGTTCAATCCGCATCGAGAAAATCCGGAAGGACGACAAGTGA
- a CDS encoding hypothetical protein (KEGG: pde:Pden_0457 hypothetical protein) gives MHVKTTASSRVGKVDRKNNTFHRMESGLEADLVTILLARHDTEWIKAQDGPHRYTVEGKAKEHIIDVGSMATFGSYTLFAVKPEGDSAEETRAEMKLLNNQLPKDSPDRFVLVTDQDITKARVNLARNILHTRDVLNDSDTARVLAALLELGGCARIWQLAEALPDLYLSAVSTAVWDLFDKGIIVHAHPEPEAVLVSRASWIRVIVKE, from the coding sequence GTGCACGTCAAGACGACGGCGTCGAGCCGCGTCGGCAAGGTCGACCGCAAGAACAACACCTTTCACCGCATGGAGAGCGGGCTTGAAGCCGATCTCGTGACGATCCTCCTTGCCCGGCACGACACCGAGTGGATCAAGGCCCAAGATGGGCCGCATCGCTACACGGTCGAAGGCAAGGCGAAGGAACACATCATCGACGTGGGCAGTATGGCGACGTTCGGGTCGTACACGCTGTTCGCAGTCAAGCCGGAGGGCGACAGCGCCGAAGAGACGCGCGCGGAAATGAAACTACTCAATAACCAACTTCCCAAGGACAGCCCGGATCGTTTCGTTTTGGTCACGGACCAGGACATTACGAAAGCTCGCGTTAACCTGGCCCGGAACATTCTCCACACGCGCGACGTGTTGAATGACTCTGACACGGCTCGCGTCCTCGCAGCACTGTTGGAGCTTGGCGGATGCGCCCGGATCTGGCAGCTCGCCGAAGCCTTGCCGGATCTGTATCTGTCGGCTGTCTCCACCGCCGTCTGGGATCTCTTCGACAAGGGAATCATCGTTCACGCTCATCCGGAACCCGAGGCGGTGCTCGTCTCACGGGCGTCGTGGATCCGCGTCATTGTAAAGGAGTAG